A single region of the Brachypodium distachyon strain Bd21 chromosome 3, Brachypodium_distachyon_v3.0, whole genome shotgun sequence genome encodes:
- the LOC112268504 gene encoding transcription termination factor MTEF1, chloroplastic-like yields the protein MKMATPSPPRLLLPYPAMLLSPMPILFLAAGPLAAVHHFPARCVLRLRVVPHSASAATTAPSSGGAGSHSAVEVEDYLIANCHLTPPQALKASKNLAHLKSLSNADAVLAFLAGLGFSPKEVAAAVASNPRILCARIERSLAPISAELLALGLSRPQIARLAKIAGRYFLCRSFVSKVRFWLPLFGSPERLLQASDWNYWLLSSDLEKVVEPNVAFLRQCGLSACDISKLLVAAPRLVTMHPEYVQDAVRRAAQLGVAPGSQMFRHAISTAGCIGQEKVDAKIAALRETLGWSQEEVSLAISKAPRILVASEERLRRNAEFLVNEAGLQPRYIARRSVLLMYSLERRLMPRHLVLRLLKDRRLVEEDRCFFNVVAPTEERFLEKFVAPFVDAIPGLADAYESACARKAPVRAS from the coding sequence ATGAAAATGGCCACTCCCTCCCCGCcacgtctcctcctcccttaCCCGGCCATGCTCCTCTCCCCTATGCCTatcctcttcctcgccgccggcccgctcGCAGCCGTCCACCACTTCCCCGCCCGCTgcgtcctccgcctccgcgtaGTACCCcactccgcctccgccgccaccaccgcgccctcctccggaggagcaggaagcCACTCCGCCGTCGAGGTCGAGGACTACCTCATCGCCAACTGCCACCTCACCCCGCCGCAGGCCCTCAAGGCCTCCAAGAACCTCGCCCACCTCAAATCCCTCTCCAACGCGGACGCCGTGCTCGCCTTCCTCGCTGGCCTCGGCTTCTCCCCCAAggaagtcgccgccgccgtcgcctccaacccGCGGATCCTCTGCGCCCGCATCGAGCGCTCCCTGGCCCCAATCTCCGCCGAGCTCCTCGCCCTGGGCCTCTCGCGCCCCCAGATCGCGCGCCTCGCCAAGATCGCCGGCCGCTACTTCCTCTGCCGGAGCTTCGTCTCCAAGGTGCGGTTCTGGCTCCCGCTCTTCGGGTCCCCGGAGCGGCTCCTCCAGGCCAGCGACTGGAACTACTGGCTCCTCTCCTCCGACCTCGAGAAAGTCGTCGAGCCCAACGTCGCCTTCCTCAGGCAGTGCGGGCTAAGTGCTTGTGATATTTCCAAGCTGCTGGTGGCCGCGCCCCGGCTCGTCACCATGCACCCGGAGTACGTCCAGGAcgccgtccgccgcgccgcgcagCTCGGCGTGGCGCCCGGGTCGCAGATGTTCCGCCACGCCATCTCCACCGCCGGCTGCATCGGCCAGGAGAAGGTGGACGCCAAGATCGCCGCGCTCAGGGAGACGCTCGGGTGGTCGCAGGAGGAGGTCAGCCTGGCGATCAGCAAGGCGCCCCGGATCCTCGTCGCCTCCGAGGAGCGGCTGCGCCGGAACGCCGAGTTCCTGGTGAACGAGGCCGGGCTGCAGCCGCGGTACATCGCGCGCCGGTCCGTGCTGCTCATGTACAGCCTCGAGAGGAGGCTCATGCCGCGGCACCTCGTGCTGAGGCTCCTCAAGGACCGGCGGCTGGTCGAGGAAGACCGGTGCTTCTTCAACGTGGTGGCGCCGACGGAAGAGAGGTTCTTGGAGAAATTCGTCGCCCCCTTCGTGGACGCCATCCCGGGGCTCGCCGATGCTTACGAGTCTGCCTGTGCACGGAAGGCGCCGGTGCGAGCGAGCTGA